One stretch of Armigeres subalbatus isolate Guangzhou_Male chromosome 2, GZ_Asu_2, whole genome shotgun sequence DNA includes these proteins:
- the LOC134210197 gene encoding uncharacterized protein LOC134210197 — translation MQHKTHNPITTPRMYKLRQVVITGIGGSRSQSAFEVSITISSRVQKYSIAMEFLVLDKVTDDQPSRSIPLMHWNPPSDIALADPEFFVSAPIDLVLGAQYFYDFLVRDGGRLQVRKFGNALPVFVQTIFGWVATGESKCMDEISNVSCHVARIEPFEKTIEKFWALEELLNKTPYSQEEEDCEVHFTSTHTRDGTVRYTVRYPKRMDFYDMVGESKQGSIRRFSQIEKRLEQDSGLRKQCSDFMQEYLSLGHMKCIGEASDPQLDEGKTVCYLPHYPVFKESSSTSKVHVVFDGSAKTSINYSLNDALLAGPNVQDDLLDLMLRFRKHAVALVADVTKMYRGS, via the coding sequence ATGCAACACAAAACACACAACCCAATCACAACACCTCGAATGTACAAGCTGCGGCAGGTGGTAATAACGGGAATCGGAGGATCGCGCAGCCAATCGGCATTTGAAGTCTCCATCACAATATCTTCACGCGTCCAGAAGTATTCGATTGCAATGGAATTTCTGGTTTTGGATAAAGTTACTGACGATCAACCTTCACGGTCTATTCCGTTGATGCACTGGAATCCTCCTTCCGATATAGCTCTAGCGGATCCGGAATTTTTTGTCTCGGCTCCGATCGATTTAGTGCTGGGTGCTCAATACTTCTACGACTTTCTAGTACGTGATGGTGGCCGGTTGCAGGTTCGAAAGTTTGGAAATGCTCTTCCTGTGTTCGTGCAAACAATATTCGGATGGGTTGCGACAGGTGAATCCAAATGCATGGATGAAATAAGCAATGTCAGTTGTCACGTAGCTAGAATAGAACCGTTCGAGAAAACTATCGAAAAGTTTTGGgctttggaggaacttttgaacaaAACACCGTATTCGCAAGAGGAAGAAGACTGTGAGGTGCACTTTACTAGTACACATACACGAGACGGTACGGTAAGATATACGGTTCGTTACCCTAAACGCATGGATTTCTACGACATGGTTGGAGAGTCTAAACAAGGTTCGATACGACGGTTTTCCCAAATCGAGAAACGCTTGGAGCAAGATTCTGGTTTGCGTAAGCAGTGTTCAGACTTCATGCAAGAATATTTGAGTTTGGGCCACATGAAGTGTATAGGCGAGGCTAGCGATCCGCAATTGGATGAAGGAAAAACGGTCTGTTATCTCCCGCACTACCCGGTGTTTAAGGAGTCAAGTTCGACTTCAAAGGTGCACGTAGTCTTTGATGGGTCTGCTAAAACGTCTATTAATTACTCGCTGAATGATGCTCTGCTAGCTGGTCCAAATGTACAAGACGATCTCCTCGACTTGATGCTCCGTTTCAGAAAACATGCTGTCGCATTAGTCGCTGATGTCACTAAAATGTACCGAGGTTCATGA
- the LOC134210196 gene encoding uncharacterized protein LOC134210196 — translation MPTEIHSDNGTNFRGANNTLVELHRLLENKRTREAINNECSLKRIQWYFIPPRAPSFGGLWEAAVKTAKTSLVKTLGSTQLSYEDFATILTQIEANMNSRPLTSLSVGTSLQSLPEPDYTSIPSNRLQHYHELQKLVQQHWDRWRKEYLYEQNHQRKKAGSATNIQVGQIVLVQDEGKPSISWPLARIVQIHPGDDGVVRVATLRTLSGTYKRSISRIYPLPCDQQHNTDEISTPASKSPKISKY, via the exons ATGCCAACGGAAATACACTCCGACAATGGTACAAACTTTAGAGGAGCAAATAACACCCTGGTTGAACTGCATCGTCTTTTGGAGAACAAGCGCACGAGAGAAGCAATCAACAACGAATGCAGCCTGAAGCGAATTCAATGGTATTTCATACCACCGCGAGCACCTTCATTCGGCGGACTGTGGGAGGCGGCCGTCAAAACAGCTAAAACGTCTTTGGTGAAAACACTCGGAAGCACTCAACTGTCCTATGAAGATTTCGCGACCATCCTGACCCAAATCGAAGCCAACATGAATAGTCGCCCGCTGACATCATTGTCGG TCGGTACGTCGCTACAAAGTCTGCCGGAGCCAGACTACACCAGTATCCCTAGCAACCGATTGCAACATTACCACGAACTGCAGAAGCTGGTCCAACAACACTGGGATCGATGGCGTAAGGAGTACCTCTACGAGCAGAACCATCAAAGGAAGAAGGCTGGATCAGCGACGAACATTCAAGTTGGGCAAATTGTGTTGGTACAAGATGAAGGAAAACCATCTATATCATGGCCGCTGGCACGAATTGTGCAAATTCACCCTGGAGATGATGGCGTAGTTCGCGTTGCGACACTACGAACTTTGAGTGGAACCTACAAACGTTCAATCTCGCGTATCTACCCATTACCATGCGACCAACAACACAACACCGATGAGATCTCGACACCTGCCAGCAAAAGTCCTAAAATAAGCAAATATTAG